CACCGTCCGCTACTTCGCCGGTGCCCGCGCCGCCGCCGGCCGGTCCGAGGAGACCGCATCCGCCGGGCGATCCCTGGACGAACTCCTCGACGAACTCACCGAGCGGCACGGTGACCGACTCGCCACCGTACTGAAGGCGGCGAGTTTCCTGGTCGACGGCCTGGCCTGCCATGATCGTCAGGCACCGCTGCCGGCCGGGACGACGGTGGACGTACTGCCCCCGTTCGCCGGGGGCTGAGGAGGCTCACGTTGTTGGCGATGGCGACCTTCGTGGGCTTCGCGGTGCTCGTGACCGCCCTC
The Micromonospora sp. R77 DNA segment above includes these coding regions:
- a CDS encoding MoaD/ThiS family protein; protein product: MQLTVRYFAGARAAAGRSEETASAGRSLDELLDELTERHGDRLATVLKAASFLVDGLACHDRQAPLPAGTTVDVLPPFAGG